One Salvia splendens isolate huo1 chromosome 12, SspV2, whole genome shotgun sequence genomic window carries:
- the LOC121759528 gene encoding eukaryotic translation initiation factor 4B2-like — MSKSPWGIGAWAAETEREEAEQREAEEKAAAGSFPSLKEGVSTAKQKKKTKMTLQEFRVMPSQGRGLTPEEMLRLPTGPKERSAEEMQYGRLGGGFSNYGSRPGPSGPNSGRMEYEGRKSYGFEDDGRRGPLQQPRVSEFDQPSRADEVDNWASMKKQTALPDHDSRESRVSGKYSSLGGASRADEVDNWASMKKPVSQTRNSSFGSRTETDRWARNESFGSGFSKPESDRWSRSEQNHSLSLSSPTIESAEGVKVNKPNPFGAARPREEVLAEKGLDWKKMDSDVADKKHSDSGGSRPTSSQSSRPETPQSSRSEPPPSLGEAVMRQRPKVNPFGDAKPREVMLEEKGLDWKKIDLELDRRVDRPEAEKEKKLKEEIEQLKRELLEKIGEEQAGVQDQIHKKEQELELLVSQLDDKVRYSQRNFERQSPGAVRDVGFNDKPPSRTGLYEGRSSFHDRPPSASGQYEEPRAVYQERPPSRPGAYEDSRAGFAERPPFQPGAHDDPEVGSNERPHSRQGAYDENRSSYSQKASYTDRAYQEPRSLDGNERPRSRGSVNSWARPSDDRRYFQGSGGRVFSGSRDVERSGSRW, encoded by the exons ATGTCGAAATCGCCATGGGGAATCGGCGCCTGGGCTGCCGAGACCGAGAGGGAGGAGGCCGAGCAGCGAGAAGCCGAGGAGAAGGCGGCCGCTGGCAGTTTTCCTAGCCTGAAGGAAGGCGTGAGCACAGCcaagcagaagaagaagacgaagatGACTCTACAGGAATTTAGGGTTATGCCGTCTCAAGGCCGCGGCCTGACGCCGGAGGAAATGCTCCGCCTCCCAACGGGGCCGAAGGAGCGGTCGGCGGAGGAAATGCAGTACGGTAGATTGGGAGGCGGGTTCTCCAATTACGGGTCGAGACCTGGACCGAGCGGGCCTAATTCGGGTCGGATGGAGTATGAGGGCCGGAAATCTTATGGATTTGAGGATGATGGGCGGAGGGGACCTTTGCAGCAACCTAGGGTTTCGGAGTTCGATCAGCCTTCGCGAGCTGATGAGGTGGACAATTGGGCTTCGATGAAGAAGCAAACTGCCCTGCCGGATCACGATTCGCGCGAATCCAGGGTTTCTGGCAAGTACAGCTCACTTGGGGGTGCGTCGCGTGCCGATGAAGTGGACAATTGGGCGTCTATGAAGAAGCCTGTGTCACAGACGAGAAATTCGAGCTTTGGCTCTAGGACCGAGACTGATCGTTGGGCCCGTAATGAGAGTTTCGGGTCTGGATTCTCAAAACCTGAATCGGATAGGTGGTCTCGGAGTGAGCAAAATCacagtttgagtttgagttcgCCTACAATTGAGAGTGCGGAGGGGGTAAAGGTTAACAAGCCTAATCCTTTTGGGGCGGCGAGGccgagggaggaagtgctggcGGAGAAAGGGTTGGATTGGAAGAAGATGGACTCGGATGTAGCAGACAAGAAACACTCGGATAGTGGTGGGAGTAGGCCCACAAGTTCGCAGTCGAGTAGGCCAGAGACTCCGCAGTCGAGCAGGTCGGAGCCGCCTCCTTCATTGGGTGAAGCTGTAATGAGGCAGAGACCGAAAGTAAATCCATTCGGGGATGCCAAGCCTAGAGAAGTTATGCTGGAGGAGAAGGGGCTGgattggaagaagattgatctTGAGTTGGACCGACGTGTGGACAG GCCTGAGgcagaaaaagagaaaaaattgaaGGAAGAAATTGAGCAACTTAAAAGGGAATTGCTGGAAAAAATTGGTGAAGAACAAGCTGGTGTGCAAGATCAAATACATAAAAAGGAGCAGGAGTTGGAACTTCTGGTGTCTCAGTTGGATGACAAAGTTCGCTATAGTCAAAGAAATTTTGAGAGGCAGAGCCCTGGAGCTGTTCGGGATGTTGGCTTTAATGATAAACCTCCTTCTCGAACCGGATTATATGAGGGTAGATCCAGCTTTCATGACCGGCCTCCTTCTGCCTCTGGACAATATGAAGAGCCTAGAGCAGTCTATCAAGAGAGGCCTCCATCTCGTCCAGGTGCATATGAGGATTCAAGAGCTGGCTTTGCTGAGAGACCTCCTTTTCAACCTGGGGCGCATGATGATCCTGAAGTTGGGTCTAATGAAAGACCCCATTCAAGGCAGGGAGCCTATGATGAGAACAGATCTTCCTATTCTCAGAAAGCTTCTTACACAGATAGAGCATATCAAGAGCCCAGATCTCTAGATGGCAATGAAAGGCCTCGTTCACGTGGCTCTGTGAATTCATGGGCAAGACCAAGTGATGACAGAAGATATTTTCAAGGAAGTGGAGGCAGAGTATTTTCAGGCAGCAGAGATGTAGAGAG gtcagGGTCGAGGTGGTGA